From Mytilus galloprovincialis chromosome 9, xbMytGall1.hap1.1, whole genome shotgun sequence, the proteins below share one genomic window:
- the LOC143047112 gene encoding uncharacterized protein LOC143047112, with product MRSLLLLCLAVPVVSGFVLDSFGLSTKVNTVSELDVAKYLGRWYQMYASESVYATFERGAQCVTADYSLKPGVTNNITVLNSETVDSPTSPLTVTHGYALPSDKPGQLTVVLETAPLPAPYWVLKLGPKTFGTDGQYQYSIVSDFLKATLFVLARDTTTFKTYEPEILQFLKEQGFTSIINKPVKTYHGSDCHYNPKHQ from the exons ATGCGGAGTTTACTGTTACTGTGTTTGGCTGTTCCTGTAGTGTCAGGCTTTGTATTGGATAGTTTTGGTCTAAGTACAAAGGTGAACACCGTATCAGAACTAGACGTAGCTAAATATTTAGGGAGATGGTACCAGATGTATGCTAGTGAGTCTGTTTATGCCACATTCGAGCGAGGAGCACAGTGTGTTACCGCCGACT ACTCATTAAAGCCAGGAGTTACTAACAACATTACAGTACTAAACTCCGAGACAGTAGACAGTCCTACCTCACCACTGACAGTAACTCACGGGTATGCTCTACCTTCGGACAAACCTGGACAGCTGACCGTCGTTCTAGAAACTGCTCCTTTACCAGCTCCAT ATTGGGTTTTAAAGTTAGGACCAAAAACATTTGGTACTGATGGTCAATACCAATATTCCATTGTCAGTGATTTCCTTAAAGCAACCCTGTTTGTTTTGGCACGTGATACAACAACATTTAAAACATACGAACCAGAAATCCTTCAATTCCTGAAAGAGCAAGGATTTACCTCCATCATTAACAAACCAGTAAAAACCTACCACGGATCAGATTGTCATTACAATCCTAAACACCAGTAA
- the LOC143046381 gene encoding uncharacterized protein KIAA1958-like: MLDFFISVGEMRDSVEIPAKDLDSLLSRFFLGVLKKNGDEYEPDSLSSMFNSLDRHLKDSKSSISIKKDPEFNHTRRVLEAKRKALKSLGKGSKPNRAEPLTTEEIQILREKGVIGTQNPDALLNAVFLNNATYFGLRGRQDHVNMTWGDVKLKATSDGKEYLEFNERSTKTRSGAKSRDFRDITPKIFGEGGSNCPIHVYKEYKRHRPQDTLTDEHRFYLRPLDNKHEEIWYTRQTIGKDKLGKMVKNMAEKGDLQGRKVNHSGRKTFATTLLQNGRPANEVAQLGGWKGISTLTHYSVPSIEQQQQASHTISKVMLPNSDLQTTSDSEEPCELSNSNTLVHNNLNANVSNTNNQTANKHDNPMAMFAGATITGGVFNINIYSGERKNTINCSQEL; this comes from the exons ATGCTGGATTTTTTCATATCTGTTGGAGAAATGCGTGATTCAGTGGAAATACCTGCCAAAGACTTGGACAGTCTGTTATCAAGATTTTTTCTTGGAGTCCTGAAGAAAAATGGTGACGAATATGAGCCTGACTCTTTATCCTCTATGTTCAACAGCTTGGATAGACATTTGAAGGACTCAAAAAGTAGTATAAG TATTAAAAAGGATCCTGAGTTCAACCACACAAGACGGGTATTAGAAGCGAAGCGAAAGGCATTAAAGTCATTGGGCAAGGGCAGTAAGCCAAACAGAGCTGAACCTTTGACGACTGAGGAAATCCAAATCTTGAGGGAGAAAGGCGTTATTGGAACac aaaaccCTGATGCATTACTGAATGCTGTGTTTTTAAATAATGCAACATACTTTGGTCTACGAGGTCGACAAGACCATGTTAACATGACATGGGGAGATGTCAAGTTAAAAGCTACATCTGATGGAAAGGAGTACTTGGAATTTAATG AAAGAAGCACCAAAACCCGTAGTGGAGCAAAAAGCAGGGATTTCCGGGATATTACGCCAAAGATTTTCGGGGAAGGAGGAAGTAATTGCCCTATTCATGTTTACAAGGAATACAAACGGCATAGACCTCAAGACACATTAACTGATGAACATAGATTTTATTTGAGGCCTTTAGATAATAAACATGAGGAAATATGGTACACTCGCCAAACCATAGGCAAAGATAAATTAggtaaaatggtaaaaaatatggCAGAAAAAGGAGATCTTCAAGGAAGAAAGGTTAATCATTCGGGACGTAAAACTTTTGCTACCACACTACTTCAAAATGGTAGACCTGCCAATGAAGTTGCTCAATTAGGAGGCTGGAAAGGCATTAGTACCTTAACTCATTATTCAGTACCGTCTATTGAACAACAGCAACAAGCTTCTCACACAATATCTAAGGTCATGTTGCCGAACTCAGATTTACAGACGACATCAGATTCAGAGGAACCTTGTGAACTTTCAAACTCAAATACATTAGTTCATAATAATTTAAATGCAAATGTATCAAATACAAATAATCAAACTGCTAACAAACATGACAACCCAATGGCCATGTTTGCAGGTGCAACTATAACAGGTGGTGTTTTCAATATTAACATATACTCAGGGGAAAGAAAGAATACTATAAACTGCAGCCAAGAGCTTTAA